One window from the genome of Candidatus Synechococcus calcipolaris G9 encodes:
- the queF gene encoding preQ(1) synthase has translation MPNPSLESSSEMASPDIKYGERDIAEGKLITFPNPRPGRRYTIDITLPEFTCKCPFSGYPDFATIHITYYPDQTVVELKAIKLYINSYRDRYISHEESVNQILDDLVAACDPLGMTIKGDFAPRGNVHTVIEVHHVQGANL, from the coding sequence ATGCCCAACCCATCCCTAGAGTCCTCATCGGAAATGGCTTCCCCAGATATCAAGTACGGTGAACGGGACATTGCCGAGGGTAAGCTCATAACCTTTCCCAATCCGCGCCCAGGCCGCCGTTATACCATTGACATTACTCTGCCTGAATTTACCTGCAAATGTCCGTTTTCTGGCTACCCGGATTTTGCAACGATTCATATCACCTATTACCCGGATCAAACCGTCGTTGAACTCAAAGCCATCAAGCTTTATATCAATAGCTATCGCGATCGCTACATTTCCCACGAAGAATCAGTCAATCAAATTTTGGATGACCTAGTGGCTGCCTGTGATCCCCTAGGGATGACCATCAAAGGTGACTTTGCGCCCCGGGGAAATGTGCATACGGTGATTGAGGTTCACCATGTTCA
- a CDS encoding lipid-A-disaccharide synthase-related protein yields the protein MIPPSPRLLCLSNGHGEDEIATAILVAIQALDPQLPLAALPIVGEGKRYQRHQIRIIGRVQAMPSGGFIYMDRRQLWRDIQGGLVRLTLDQLKTIWRWAKQVGRSPQPALVLAVGDIVPLLFAWLSGINYVFIGTAKSEYYLRTEEGWLDHTPWSERWLGGAYAPWERWLMARPRCLGVFPRDFLTTETLMSRRIRAFDLGNPMMDDLPPPRITRPDLPYTYVVTLLPGSRPPEAYENWQRMIEAATNYSQQPDPSHPPASSLLLAAIAPGLENATLIQEMETQGWQSISWPPELAMMGFAETEQRLWQRGLCFLALTQRAFAACVHLADGAIAMAGTATEQCVGLGKPVVTFAGNGPQFTLNFALNQARLLGCSIERVESPELAFPRLRALLQNPTQLEQIRRNGQKRLGAPGAAKRIGQKILELGFGIQSDHESKDPSANGSKLERDRSGK from the coding sequence ATGATACCCCCATCCCCCCGCCTCCTTTGTTTGAGTAATGGCCACGGCGAAGATGAGATCGCAACGGCTATTTTAGTCGCCATTCAAGCATTGGATCCCCAACTGCCCTTAGCCGCATTGCCCATTGTCGGTGAAGGAAAGCGTTACCAGCGGCATCAAATTAGAATCATTGGGCGGGTTCAGGCGATGCCTTCGGGGGGATTCATCTATATGGATCGGCGACAGCTATGGCGGGATATTCAAGGGGGCCTGGTTCGTTTAACTCTGGATCAATTGAAAACAATTTGGCGATGGGCAAAACAGGTGGGGCGATCGCCCCAGCCCGCCTTAGTGTTAGCGGTGGGAGACATTGTGCCCCTGTTATTTGCCTGGTTGAGTGGCATCAATTATGTCTTTATTGGCACGGCCAAATCGGAATATTACCTACGCACGGAGGAGGGATGGCTGGATCATACCCCCTGGTCTGAGCGATGGTTGGGGGGAGCCTATGCCCCTTGGGAACGATGGTTAATGGCTCGCCCTCGGTGCTTGGGGGTCTTTCCCCGGGATTTCCTAACCACGGAAACCCTAATGTCACGGCGGATTAGGGCCTTTGATCTGGGTAATCCGATGATGGATGATTTGCCGCCACCTAGGATCACTCGTCCAGACCTGCCCTACACCTATGTTGTTACCCTATTGCCAGGCTCCCGGCCCCCAGAGGCCTACGAGAATTGGCAGCGGATGATCGAGGCAGCAACAAATTATAGTCAACAGCCCGATCCTAGCCATCCCCCAGCGTCATCGTTACTGTTGGCGGCGATCGCCCCAGGGTTAGAGAACGCAACATTGATTCAGGAAATGGAAACCCAGGGCTGGCAATCGATTTCCTGGCCACCAGAGTTGGCAATGATGGGCTTTGCGGAAACGGAACAGCGGCTATGGCAGCGGGGGCTGTGCTTTCTGGCCCTTACCCAAAGGGCTTTTGCGGCCTGTGTCCATTTAGCAGACGGGGCGATCGCCATGGCCGGAACCGCCACGGAGCAATGTGTGGGGCTGGGGAAACCGGTCGTCACCTTTGCCGGAAATGGCCCCCAATTCACCCTAAACTTTGCCCTGAATCAAGCACGGTTACTGGGGTGTTCCATTGAGCGGGTGGAGTCCCCCGAACTTGCCTTTCCACGGTTACGGGCCCTATTGCAGAATCCGACGCAGTTAGAGCAGATCCGCCGCAATGGTCAAAAACGCTTAGGGGCACCGGGGGCCGCAAAACGTATTGGCCAGAAGATACTAGAGTTGGGATTTGGGATTCAGTCTGACCATGAATCAAAAGATCCCTCTGCCAATGGCAGTAAACTTGAAAGAGACCGATCGGGTAAATAA